Proteins from a genomic interval of Rhodothermus marinus:
- a CDS encoding dynamin family protein, translating into MEALLTAEHEALLEAERNLLARLHGVLARTGADESLRERLSEVIEALDALFVVVVVGEFNAGKSTVLNALFGEKLLEEGPIPTTAKITLLRYGETPMERPRSEYLVERYHPSERLRHLVLVDTPGTNSIIRRHQELTEHFIPRADLVLFVTSFDRPLAESERQFLSYIRDTWGKRLVFVLNKADLARSEADLEQVLAHIRTGCRELMGFEPEIFPISAARAFEARTSDDPEQRARLWESSGFEDFERLLLDRLAGPERLRIKLTAPLDVAEKLIERLQAHLAERRQLLEQDRTNLERLEARLEEVRTELIATVRPYLSEIDNQLLQVERRGLQFLQDTIRIGRLGLLRDRDRFKEEFARQVVRDLDHRLETTLAEAVDRLLQQGLQLWNQTLSEFTERVEQVVRRRTPQVRADLLYDRRQLFDAVVRQATRQLETYDLREEARRILENTRDAVALFLGTEALAGLGALVTMVITAAGLDVTGGFVAAGALAVVGLVVLPIQKRRALREFRDRIEQLRTELLAALEQQLEREVDGLLERLAATLAPYREFVHHEQHLVEETGEALQALERETRRLRAAIEKAVPVG; encoded by the coding sequence ATGGAAGCCCTCCTGACGGCCGAACACGAAGCGCTGCTCGAAGCCGAGCGCAACCTGCTGGCGCGTCTGCACGGGGTGCTGGCGCGCACAGGGGCCGACGAGTCGCTGCGCGAACGGCTTTCGGAAGTGATCGAGGCGCTCGACGCGCTCTTCGTGGTGGTCGTCGTGGGCGAGTTCAACGCGGGCAAATCGACCGTCCTGAACGCGCTCTTCGGTGAAAAACTGCTGGAAGAAGGACCGATCCCCACCACGGCAAAGATCACGCTGCTGCGCTACGGCGAAACGCCCATGGAGCGGCCGCGCTCGGAATATCTGGTCGAGCGCTACCATCCCTCGGAGCGGCTGCGCCATCTGGTGCTCGTCGACACCCCCGGCACCAACTCGATCATCCGCCGCCACCAGGAACTGACCGAGCATTTCATCCCGCGGGCCGATCTGGTGCTGTTCGTGACCTCGTTCGACCGCCCGCTGGCCGAAAGCGAACGTCAGTTTCTCTCGTACATTCGCGACACGTGGGGCAAGCGGCTCGTGTTCGTGCTGAACAAGGCCGATCTGGCCCGAAGCGAAGCGGATCTGGAGCAGGTGCTCGCGCACATTCGGACAGGCTGTCGGGAGCTGATGGGCTTCGAACCGGAAATCTTTCCGATCAGCGCGGCCCGCGCCTTCGAGGCGCGCACGAGCGACGATCCGGAGCAGCGCGCCCGGCTCTGGGAAAGCAGCGGCTTTGAAGACTTCGAGCGCCTGCTGCTCGATCGGCTGGCGGGTCCGGAGCGGCTTCGGATCAAACTGACGGCCCCGCTCGACGTGGCCGAGAAGCTGATCGAGCGCCTGCAGGCGCACCTGGCGGAGCGCCGCCAGCTCCTCGAACAGGACCGGACCAACCTGGAGCGCCTCGAAGCCCGGCTGGAGGAAGTTCGGACCGAGCTGATTGCCACCGTGCGGCCTTACCTTTCGGAGATCGACAACCAGCTCCTGCAGGTCGAACGCCGCGGGCTGCAGTTTCTGCAGGACACGATCCGCATCGGCCGTCTGGGACTACTGCGCGACCGCGACCGGTTCAAGGAGGAGTTCGCCCGCCAGGTGGTGCGCGATCTGGACCACCGGCTCGAAACGACGCTGGCCGAGGCCGTCGATCGCCTGCTGCAGCAGGGCCTACAGCTCTGGAATCAGACGCTGAGCGAATTTACCGAGCGCGTCGAGCAGGTGGTGCGGCGTCGTACGCCCCAGGTACGGGCCGATCTGCTCTACGATCGCCGCCAGCTCTTCGATGCCGTCGTGCGTCAGGCGACCCGCCAGCTCGAGACCTACGACCTGCGCGAAGAGGCCCGCCGCATTCTGGAAAACACGCGCGACGCCGTGGCGCTCTTTCTGGGCACCGAAGCGCTGGCCGGGCTCGGGGCGCTCGTGACAATGGTGATCACGGCGGCCGGACTGGACGTGACGGGCGGCTTCGTGGCGGCCGGGGCGCTGGCCGTCGTCGGACTCGTCGTGCTGCCCATCCAGAAGCGCCGCGCGCTGCGTGAATTTCGCGATCGGATCGAGCAGCTCCGCACCGAACTCCTGGCGGCGCTGGAGCAGCAACTCGAACGCGAGGTGGACGGCCTGCTCGAACGCCTGGCGGCCACACTGGCCCCCTACCGGGAGTTCGTGCATCACGAGCAGCATCTGGTCGAGGAAACCGGCGAGGCGCTGCAGGCGCTCGAGCGCGAGACGCGCCGCCTGCGGGCCGCCATCGAAAAAGCGGTGCCTGTCGGTTAA
- a CDS encoding AAA family ATPase, whose product MADLFQQAAERLLAAQAPLAERMRPRTLDEFVGQEHILGPGKLLRRAIEADRLSSLIFYGPPGTGKTTLARIIARTTRAHFTALNAVLAGVKDIRDAIEAAQERLRLHQQRTILFIDEVHRFNKAQQDALLPHVENGTVIFIGATTENPYFEVIKPLVSRSRVFELKPLTPEHLRRIAEQALTDPERGYGRLNVVIDPEALDHLIDVANGDARSLLNALELAVETTPPDASGRIHITLPVAEESIQRRAVLYDKEGDAHFDTISAFIKSLRGSDPDAALYWLARMIYAGEDPRFILRRMLIFAAEDVGLADPRALQVAAAAAQAFDYVGMPEGQFILAECCLYLATAPKSNATMAYFNALAYVEREQSGEVPTHLKDASRDRQGLGHGQGYKYPHAYREHYVPQQYLPEHMQGTYFYEPSDQGYERVIAERLAAWRQRDLAEGLQKRLQRYLPDDADR is encoded by the coding sequence ATGGCGGACCTGTTTCAACAGGCGGCCGAGCGGCTGCTGGCCGCGCAGGCGCCGCTGGCCGAACGCATGCGGCCGCGCACGCTCGACGAATTCGTCGGCCAGGAGCACATCCTGGGACCGGGTAAACTGCTGCGCCGCGCCATCGAGGCCGACCGGCTCTCGTCGCTGATCTTCTACGGACCACCCGGCACGGGCAAGACCACGCTGGCCCGCATCATCGCCCGCACCACCCGGGCGCACTTCACCGCACTCAACGCCGTACTGGCCGGCGTCAAAGACATCCGCGACGCGATCGAAGCGGCCCAGGAACGATTGCGGCTTCACCAGCAGCGCACCATCCTGTTCATCGACGAAGTCCATCGCTTCAACAAGGCCCAGCAGGACGCGCTGCTGCCGCACGTCGAAAACGGTACGGTCATCTTCATCGGCGCCACCACCGAAAACCCCTACTTCGAGGTCATCAAGCCGCTGGTGAGCCGCTCGCGCGTCTTCGAGTTGAAGCCGCTCACGCCCGAGCACCTGCGCCGCATTGCCGAGCAGGCGCTGACCGATCCCGAACGCGGCTACGGCCGCCTGAACGTCGTCATCGATCCCGAAGCGCTCGACCACCTGATCGACGTCGCCAACGGCGATGCCCGCTCGCTCCTCAACGCGCTGGAGCTGGCCGTCGAGACCACCCCGCCCGACGCATCCGGACGCATCCACATCACGCTCCCGGTGGCCGAAGAGTCCATCCAGCGCCGGGCCGTGCTCTACGACAAAGAAGGCGACGCGCATTTCGACACGATCAGCGCCTTCATCAAAAGCCTGCGCGGCTCCGATCCCGACGCGGCGCTCTACTGGCTGGCCCGCATGATCTACGCGGGCGAAGATCCGCGCTTCATCCTGCGCCGCATGCTCATCTTTGCGGCCGAGGACGTCGGGCTGGCCGATCCACGGGCGCTGCAGGTGGCGGCGGCCGCCGCCCAGGCCTTCGACTACGTGGGCATGCCGGAAGGCCAGTTCATTCTGGCCGAGTGCTGCCTGTACCTGGCCACCGCGCCGAAAAGCAATGCGACCATGGCCTACTTCAACGCGCTGGCCTACGTCGAGCGCGAGCAGTCCGGCGAGGTGCCCACCCACCTGAAAGACGCCAGCCGCGACCGCCAGGGCCTCGGCCACGGCCAGGGCTACAAATACCCGCACGCCTACCGTGAGCACTACGTCCCCCAGCAGTACCTGCCCGAGCACATGCAGGGCACCTACTTCTACGAACCATCCGATCAGGGCTACGAGCGCGTCATCGCCGAGCGGCTGGCCGCCTGGCGCCAGCGCGATCTGGCCGAAGGCCTGCAAAAACGCCTGCAACGCTACCTGCCCGACGATGCCGACCGGTAG
- the ilvD gene encoding dihydroxy-acid dehydratase — MPPLNRYSRRITQPKSQGASQAMLLATGLKEEDLDKPQIGIASVWYEGNPCNMHLLDLAAEVKAGVQEAGMVGFRFNTIGVSDGISMGTEGMSYSLPSRDLIADSIETVMAAQWYDGLIALPGCDKNMPGCVIAMGRLNRPSLMIYGGTIRPGCLNGQKLDVVSAFQSYGEYLAGKITDEQRRAIIRHACPGPGACGGMYTANTMAAAIEAMGLSLPFSSSLPAEDPRKREECRRAGHVMRQLLERDLKPRDIVTRASLENAIAVVMALGGSTNAVLHLLAIAHAFDLPLSLDDFQRIARRVPLLADMKPSGRYVMEDLCRIGGVPAVMKLLLEHGVLHGDALTVTGKTLAENLADVPDLPEDQDIIRPWDNPIKSSAHIYILYGNLAPGGCVAKITGKEGLRFSGPARVFDSEEDMLAGLEAGRIQRGDVIVIRYEGPKGGPGMPEMLTPTSALMGAGLGKDVALITDGRFSGGSHGFIIGHVVPEAQEGGPIALVRDGDIITIDAEAGLIHMDVSDEELARRRAAWTPPPLKVTRGALFRYVQTVQDASRGCITDAPIGEPQPAGSPTT, encoded by the coding sequence ATGCCGCCGCTCAACCGCTACAGTCGTCGCATCACTCAGCCGAAGTCCCAGGGGGCGTCGCAGGCCATGCTGCTGGCCACCGGCCTGAAGGAAGAAGACCTGGACAAACCCCAGATCGGCATCGCCTCGGTCTGGTACGAGGGCAACCCCTGCAACATGCATCTGCTGGACCTGGCCGCCGAGGTGAAGGCCGGCGTGCAGGAAGCCGGCATGGTGGGCTTCCGGTTCAACACGATCGGCGTCTCCGACGGCATCTCGATGGGCACCGAGGGTATGTCCTACAGCCTGCCCTCGCGCGACCTGATTGCGGATTCCATCGAGACGGTCATGGCCGCCCAGTGGTACGACGGTCTCATCGCGCTGCCCGGTTGCGACAAGAACATGCCGGGCTGCGTGATCGCCATGGGCCGGCTGAACCGCCCCTCCCTGATGATCTACGGCGGTACGATCCGCCCCGGCTGCCTCAACGGCCAGAAGCTCGACGTAGTGAGCGCCTTCCAGAGCTACGGCGAGTACCTGGCGGGCAAAATCACCGACGAGCAGCGGCGCGCCATCATCCGCCACGCCTGTCCGGGCCCGGGTGCCTGCGGCGGCATGTACACGGCCAACACGATGGCGGCGGCCATCGAGGCCATGGGCCTCTCGCTGCCCTTCAGCTCGAGCCTCCCGGCCGAAGACCCGCGCAAACGTGAGGAGTGCCGCCGGGCCGGGCACGTCATGCGCCAGCTTCTGGAACGGGACCTCAAGCCGCGCGACATCGTCACACGCGCCTCGCTCGAAAACGCCATCGCCGTCGTCATGGCGCTGGGCGGCTCAACGAACGCCGTGCTGCACCTGCTGGCCATCGCGCACGCCTTTGACCTGCCGCTGTCGCTCGACGACTTCCAGCGCATCGCCCGGCGCGTGCCGCTTCTGGCCGACATGAAGCCCAGCGGCCGCTACGTCATGGAAGACCTGTGCCGCATCGGCGGCGTGCCGGCCGTCATGAAGCTGCTGCTCGAGCACGGCGTGCTGCACGGCGACGCACTCACCGTGACGGGCAAGACGCTCGCCGAAAACCTGGCCGACGTGCCCGACCTGCCCGAGGATCAGGACATCATCCGCCCCTGGGACAACCCGATCAAGTCGAGCGCCCACATCTACATCCTCTACGGCAACCTGGCGCCCGGCGGCTGCGTGGCCAAAATCACGGGCAAAGAAGGACTCCGCTTCAGCGGTCCCGCCCGCGTCTTCGACTCCGAAGAAGACATGCTGGCCGGGCTCGAAGCGGGCCGCATTCAGCGCGGCGACGTGATCGTCATCCGCTACGAAGGACCGAAAGGCGGTCCGGGCATGCCCGAAATGCTCACGCCCACCTCGGCGCTGATGGGCGCCGGCCTGGGCAAAGACGTGGCGCTCATCACCGACGGCCGCTTCAGCGGCGGAAGCCACGGCTTCATCATCGGCCACGTGGTACCCGAGGCCCAGGAGGGCGGTCCCATCGCGCTCGTGCGCGATGGCGACATAATCACGATCGACGCCGAGGCCGGCCTTATCCACATGGACGTGTCCGACGAAGAGCTGGCCCGGCGGCGTGCCGCCTGGACTCCGCCCCCGCTCAAGGTCACCCGCGGCGCCCTCTTCCGCTACGTGCAGACCGTGCAGGACGCCTCGCGCGGCTGCATCACCGACGCCCCGATCGGCGAACCCCAACCCGCGGGATCTCCCACCACCTGA
- a CDS encoding DUF2459 domain-containing protein: protein MNRKRFFLLGLTLLLVGLAVAQERRFRIYLIHHGWHAGIAFCQADLEGTDWPAEAFFPERRFVEVGWGEAGYYPDPDPGAGDALRAALWPTDAVLHVAAFDHPPALIFKGPVRQIDLDSTAFRRLVAYVADYFKRDAQGRLKPVAPGLYGMESQFYAAEGRYHLFNNCNHWVARALRAAGLSVHPARALTLGDLWRQLEPLSQAASPEAAGCLSNIR from the coding sequence ATGAATCGGAAGCGCTTCTTTCTGCTTGGCTTAACGCTCCTGCTGGTCGGACTGGCCGTGGCGCAGGAGCGGCGTTTCCGGATCTACCTGATCCACCACGGCTGGCATGCCGGGATCGCCTTCTGTCAGGCCGATCTCGAAGGGACCGACTGGCCGGCCGAGGCTTTCTTTCCGGAGCGGCGCTTCGTCGAGGTGGGCTGGGGCGAGGCCGGCTACTACCCCGATCCGGACCCCGGTGCGGGCGATGCGCTTCGCGCGGCGCTCTGGCCCACGGACGCCGTGCTGCACGTGGCCGCGTTCGACCACCCGCCGGCTCTGATCTTCAAAGGACCCGTACGTCAGATCGACCTCGACAGCACGGCATTCCGACGGCTGGTGGCCTACGTGGCCGATTATTTCAAACGGGACGCACAGGGCAGGCTCAAGCCCGTTGCGCCGGGATTGTACGGAATGGAGAGCCAGTTCTACGCGGCAGAGGGGCGCTATCACCTTTTCAACAACTGCAACCACTGGGTGGCGCGGGCGCTTCGCGCGGCTGGCCTGTCCGTTCATCCCGCCCGCGCGCTCACCCTCGGTGACCTCTGGCGTCAGCTTGAACCGTTGAGCCAGGCGGCCAGCCCGGAGGCGGCCGGGTGCCTGTCGAACATCCGGTAG
- a CDS encoding IS701 family transposase, protein MNASKVDELDYIHFLVAAQRVFTTTEAARIRAGELNAPAHDAYTRLLKRIPPDTEALWQEVAPFVRPDRGVLVVDDTTLDKPHARKMAWVTRHWSGKHKRVVQGINLISLLWTEGQARLPCDFRLYNRAEDGLTKNDHFRALLQTAHARGFQPRLVVFDSWYASLANLKYVRQLGWEWFTRLKANRLVSVEGERRNRPVSSWPIPAEGCVMHLKGYGWVKVFKTVTPDGREEYRASSRLDMTLEETAAYGRHAWQIEVYHQGLKQFTGIERGQFRVAEAQRNHIGLAIRAFLRLEVARLQRGISWFEAKQAILREAIRHYLASPSLILHSTA, encoded by the coding sequence GTGAACGCGTCGAAAGTGGATGAGTTAGATTACATTCATTTCTTGGTTGCGGCCCAACGGGTCTTCACCACCACCGAAGCGGCTCGGATTCGGGCAGGGGAGCTCAACGCCCCGGCGCATGATGCCTATACGCGTCTGCTGAAGCGGATTCCGCCCGATACGGAAGCCCTGTGGCAGGAGGTGGCCCCCTTTGTCCGGCCAGACCGTGGGGTGTTGGTGGTGGACGATACCACGCTGGACAAGCCCCATGCTCGGAAGATGGCATGGGTGACACGCCATTGGTCGGGCAAGCACAAGCGGGTGGTCCAGGGCATCAACCTGATCTCGCTGTTGTGGACCGAAGGCCAAGCACGCCTGCCTTGCGATTTTCGCCTTTACAACCGGGCAGAAGACGGCCTGACCAAGAATGACCACTTTCGAGCCCTGCTGCAAACGGCCCATGCGCGTGGCTTTCAGCCCCGGTTGGTTGTCTTTGACAGTTGGTATGCCAGTCTGGCCAACTTGAAGTATGTGCGCCAGCTGGGATGGGAATGGTTCACGCGTTTGAAAGCCAACCGGTTGGTTTCGGTAGAGGGCGAGCGCCGGAATCGTCCGGTATCGAGTTGGCCGATCCCTGCTGAAGGTTGTGTGATGCATCTGAAAGGGTACGGCTGGGTGAAGGTGTTCAAGACGGTGACCCCAGACGGTCGCGAGGAATACCGGGCCAGCAGCCGCCTGGATATGACCCTGGAAGAAACCGCCGCGTATGGCCGGCATGCCTGGCAAATCGAGGTGTATCATCAGGGTCTGAAGCAGTTCACAGGGATCGAACGGGGGCAATTTCGTGTGGCTGAAGCCCAGCGCAACCACATTGGTTTGGCCATTCGAGCCTTTTTGCGCTTGGAAGTGGCCCGTTTGCAGCGTGGTATCAGCTGGTTTGAGGCCAAACAGGCCATCCTTCGGGAGGCTATCCGTCATTACTTGGCCTCTCCCTCCCTGATCCTTCATTCAACTGCGTAA
- a CDS encoding Eco57I restriction-modification methylase domain-containing protein, whose translation MFEGKLESDQALAVRKTLEDLKVLDPAVGSGAFLVGMLQVLEELLDRTHESLGDRCADRVQRRRRLIAEVLHGVDVLRWAVWMTELRLWLALLVDLDDRVRHTSGPILPSLGLRVVQGDALIQRIGKRLLPMRPDGPLWNRPEIRAPLQQLNEYRRAYFENKASLEQVRAAETALFQAMVQQERRRLQQQASSTGELFQKARRSSGDAETQQQLTALQELLDAAAMGHRPFVWWVDFSDVMVERGGFDVVIGNPPYVRQEQISDVLGDLTPSAYKAMLAAAYRMDWEAIAGSRLPAVQRRADLYVYFYVRSLRLLNDRGVHVFIASNSWLDVDFGSWLQELFLRYAPLRLVLENRSYRSFAAGINTAITVALAPRPIVHREPVRFYALYRAFEEVHPADILQIVEATQDLRQEAFRVLVRAPNVLLQEAGRTGKYSGSKWGGKYLRAPDIFYTLFEQGQRRWVRLGEIAEVRRGITTGVNEFFYLEPVGQTVEEVATLAKQDPSARVPVRNSRGWEGRLEAAWLRPIIKSSREIRTLKVGLENLRYLVLMPPEEVRAHLEANLDPPLARYPGILDYIRWGETRGYPKRPTCSSRRWWWDLGERPIGQVLCMMTYNDRHPFWVNTVALSDNRLYDLYVKTTDPLLLAALMNTTLVPLQMELLGRINLGEGALDFKVYEAAALLCPAPDVLSSDEQARLLTAFQAMVDRPVRSLFEELGFPRCRRSRCAHPDHPYEHVVPEMLTLDQVRQASPERFQMDTVVCRALGLNDREQLEVYRAVTQLVLERLRRARTVHP comes from the coding sequence GTGTTCGAAGGGAAGCTTGAGAGCGATCAGGCGCTGGCGGTACGCAAAACGCTGGAAGATCTCAAAGTACTTGATCCGGCGGTTGGCTCCGGTGCCTTTCTGGTCGGCATGCTTCAGGTGCTGGAAGAACTACTGGACCGCACCCATGAAAGCCTTGGAGATCGGTGTGCGGACCGGGTGCAACGACGGCGCCGCTTGATCGCCGAGGTGCTGCATGGCGTGGATGTGCTGCGCTGGGCGGTATGGATGACCGAACTGCGGCTCTGGCTGGCCCTCCTTGTCGATTTAGACGACAGGGTGCGGCATACTTCAGGACCGATTCTTCCCAGCCTGGGTCTGCGCGTTGTGCAGGGCGATGCGCTGATCCAGCGGATCGGCAAGCGGCTGCTCCCGATGCGTCCCGACGGGCCGCTGTGGAATCGCCCGGAAATCAGAGCACCGCTCCAACAGCTCAACGAATACCGCCGCGCTTACTTTGAAAATAAGGCGTCGCTGGAGCAGGTGCGTGCCGCCGAAACAGCGCTCTTTCAGGCGATGGTGCAGCAGGAGCGTCGCAGGTTGCAGCAACAGGCCAGCAGCACGGGCGAACTGTTCCAGAAAGCGCGCCGCAGCTCAGGCGATGCAGAAACGCAGCAGCAATTGACCGCGCTACAGGAGCTGCTGGATGCTGCAGCCATGGGGCACCGCCCCTTCGTCTGGTGGGTGGATTTTTCCGATGTGATGGTAGAGCGGGGCGGTTTTGATGTGGTGATCGGTAACCCTCCGTATGTGCGCCAGGAGCAGATTTCGGATGTACTGGGTGACCTTACGCCCTCGGCTTACAAAGCAATGCTGGCGGCCGCTTACCGAATGGACTGGGAAGCGATCGCTGGTTCCCGTTTGCCTGCAGTGCAGCGGCGCGCTGACCTCTACGTCTACTTCTATGTCCGTTCACTTCGGCTGCTGAACGATCGAGGGGTGCACGTTTTTATCGCGTCGAATTCCTGGCTCGATGTAGACTTTGGGAGCTGGCTGCAGGAGTTGTTTCTGCGATATGCGCCCCTGCGGCTTGTGCTGGAAAATCGTAGCTATCGCTCTTTTGCCGCCGGTATCAACACCGCCATCACGGTAGCACTCGCTCCCCGTCCGATTGTGCATCGTGAGCCGGTGCGCTTCTACGCGCTTTACAGAGCCTTTGAAGAGGTACATCCGGCCGATATCCTCCAGATCGTAGAGGCTACGCAGGATCTGCGTCAGGAAGCCTTCCGCGTGCTCGTGCGGGCGCCGAACGTGCTGTTGCAAGAAGCCGGGCGAACCGGAAAGTACTCGGGGAGCAAGTGGGGGGGCAAGTACCTGCGGGCTCCCGACATCTTTTACACCCTTTTTGAGCAGGGCCAGCGTCGGTGGGTGCGATTGGGAGAGATAGCCGAAGTGCGCCGTGGCATTACGACGGGCGTCAACGAGTTTTTCTATCTGGAGCCTGTAGGACAGACGGTCGAGGAGGTCGCAACGCTCGCAAAACAGGACCCATCGGCACGTGTGCCGGTGCGGAACAGCCGCGGGTGGGAAGGGCGCCTTGAGGCCGCCTGGTTGCGTCCCATCATCAAAAGCTCGCGAGAAATCCGCACGTTAAAGGTTGGTCTGGAAAATCTGCGATATCTGGTATTGATGCCCCCTGAGGAGGTGCGCGCTCATCTTGAAGCGAATCTGGATCCGCCACTTGCTCGGTATCCCGGTATCCTCGACTATATCCGATGGGGGGAAACCCGGGGCTATCCGAAGCGCCCCACGTGTAGCAGCCGCCGGTGGTGGTGGGATCTCGGCGAGCGGCCGATCGGCCAGGTGCTCTGCATGATGACCTACAACGATCGGCATCCATTCTGGGTCAATACGGTCGCGTTGAGCGATAACCGGCTCTACGATCTCTATGTGAAGACGACCGACCCGCTGCTTCTGGCCGCGCTGATGAATACCACGCTTGTCCCTCTACAGATGGAACTTCTGGGACGCATCAACCTGGGCGAAGGGGCGTTGGATTTCAAAGTGTACGAGGCGGCCGCGCTGCTGTGTCCCGCCCCAGACGTGCTTTCGAGCGACGAGCAGGCCCGGTTGCTAACCGCATTTCAGGCGATGGTAGATCGGCCCGTCCGCAGTCTTTTTGAGGAGCTGGGTTTTCCACGGTGCCGCCGTTCCCGATGCGCCCATCCTGATCATCCGTATGAGCACGTGGTGCCCGAGATGCTGACGCTGGACCAGGTACGACAGGCTTCCCCCGAGCGCTTTCAGATGGACACGGTGGTATGCCGGGCACTGGGGCTGAACGATAGGGAACAGCTTGAAGTGTATCGCGCCGTCACGCAGCTTGTGCTCGAGCGATTGCGCCGGGCGCGCACGGTGCACCCCTGA
- a CDS encoding DUF2726 domain-containing protein, with protein sequence MATSSTPADVETLYRHVQAQAWTPALELVYRHRTLLAVDPLWRHAADVLVRELHPRLAEVGEAVLERLFLLHTGRLYALPETVFADLVAELVRRHADRPELARRYARWCPTHPECARLLATPTTETPWEELNGFAVRRHQPIQQVRSPSLFRSQQEFVFFQAVREVFPTYLVYPNVALSCLIDYERLADVLSEAERRYALQALVDCAVFDPDDGYRPRYCFELDSPLHGAPERRQRDALKARILQQAGLPLFCIRPPTGTVDRDAFVALLRRLFQQNL encoded by the coding sequence ATGGCGACCTCCTCCACGCCGGCTGATGTGGAAACACTCTACCGCCACGTGCAGGCACAGGCCTGGACGCCGGCGCTGGAGCTGGTTTACCGGCACCGGACGCTGCTTGCGGTCGATCCGCTCTGGCGGCATGCGGCCGACGTGCTCGTCCGGGAGCTGCATCCGCGTCTGGCCGAAGTCGGCGAGGCCGTGCTGGAACGGCTGTTTCTGCTGCACACCGGCCGACTCTACGCCCTTCCGGAGACGGTTTTCGCCGACCTGGTGGCCGAGCTGGTCCGTCGCCACGCCGACCGTCCTGAGCTGGCCCGGCGCTATGCCCGCTGGTGCCCGACGCACCCCGAATGCGCCCGTCTGCTCGCAACACCCACCACGGAGACGCCCTGGGAAGAGCTGAACGGCTTTGCCGTTCGACGGCACCAGCCCATCCAGCAGGTCAGATCGCCCTCGCTTTTTCGTTCGCAGCAGGAGTTCGTGTTTTTCCAGGCGGTGCGGGAGGTGTTTCCCACCTATCTGGTCTATCCGAACGTGGCGCTCTCGTGCCTGATCGATTATGAGCGCCTGGCCGATGTGCTCAGCGAAGCGGAACGCCGCTATGCACTCCAGGCACTGGTAGACTGCGCCGTGTTCGACCCGGACGACGGCTACCGTCCCCGCTACTGCTTCGAGCTGGACAGTCCGCTGCACGGCGCGCCGGAGCGCCGGCAACGCGACGCCCTCAAAGCCCGCATCCTGCAACAGGCCGGTTTGCCCCTTTTCTGCATTCGCCCGCCGACGGGCACCGTCGATCGTGACGCGTTCGTGGCCCTGCTGCGTCGACTCTTTCAACAGAACCTCTGA